From the genome of Methanobacterium petrolearium, one region includes:
- a CDS encoding YdeI/OmpD-associated family protein: MVPEDIKKALNKRKTVAKNFNSFNDSHKKQTLYWIGTANKRNTRLKRIKVTVEAAAENKKPFY; this comes from the coding sequence TTGGTTCCAGAAGATATAAAAAAAGCCTTGAACAAAAGGAAAACTGTGGCAAAAAACTTTAATTCTTTCAATGATTCACATAAAAAACAAACATTATACTGGATCGGCACAGCCAATAAGCGCAACACCAGACTTAAAAGAATCAAAGTCACTGTTGAGGCAGCTGCAGAGAATAAAAAGCCTTTTTACTAG